The following coding sequences are from one Mastomys coucha isolate ucsf_1 unplaced genomic scaffold, UCSF_Mcou_1 pScaffold9, whole genome shotgun sequence window:
- the CUNH10orf71 gene encoding cardiac-enriched FHL2-interacting protein: MQGNKKCTDGFSDTSSIGSVLDEADREVSNLTDRAFRSLCISEDTSFHDSDLALSPDITSQVPGTFHQETVSHANRKSGIWSQLPSQGAEHSGWAATFQQQPKYVQGEEKYPKSSPLPTPVQRRLEVPISGLRSSSKPISKVSSLIRSFDRTDTQPCDSRPPPSKPPALKNPPKFAHPPESGVNFCFDSAFLTVRRVPAEVSSTHQGSHQPGRPPGEQESPKNPEIASHSSDSLLRTPDHVAGSFEPRFPSPPLKPAKAEPGRGKEWIPRRTFLHSENSAFESWDTHQPKLRERKDIAETTPENKAPKHYEDMPLLKEPYPAESKVSPCQGRANCAQEENRSPSGIQSTSGAWGARDPGSQVFPVEGNASQMDPQVKRSQAPWRKPKTSKGGTDGPHDALEDKKQPNRRGLPLYPKLNSQGQLPENGVLDMPEESNDHYSPPFNISKLLTPIISTKHVLETSDTQPVEISPSPPGQLNGFQEKESSESQSRDSYKSKAPSLLFNLKDVRKRVKSTYSPLPLLKSFEEKPRGKLDGKQEPVSNGVTLPNGLEDNPPTELLPDNAPSVLHSSTQEAPATDSRESFADSHPTLSSPLASSKTHLCVNGEAAERKSNEKEEANGESEQSPSEGGGHSDSRESLPRKHLSLKLFNRETETGQVMEKMKPHQLENGLSRSISQETEPEREMAFQNLPLNQKFSPGPLSPEEEDVFYSDSQSDFTPCLQTKAKFSTSSSDQSFASFEDQQKMWFTEGPREDRRSHVSAGDNQKDEKETMVEKEEPQQCALRNEHGDVDEHRQEEVQRKVQGVSGGRPRKASVEEVNAGSSWMGADKDTALSRAKDSTPLPVSTNKHRLFPIKDNTLRATPVIKPIILPLLRTVSSEDSFSGGHKENELPRQPWGEDAGGLGASESQEMPNNLPSNNMPGTQQKYVVCEGVEDDLVHTAAQDETSQQTWKGGFSFLPPVEEGNRMNPPPDTAVEAVTQEKRRSADSGKLGAPQHIPTIALLPDDLEDSPPSLPQHTCWEEQGFKGHFLSAPRAGPSGRRLVPSEAATSPNPSSLGESSTCSPAASSIWEEASQAAGEHWQRQEPPSPSPWASPGPTGLTRREDMTHGLTWEAEGSDPQLERLADFRTLSPRSILLTAAAAEKTEAPALPERAAGKPPAVPPKTEKALRRAKKLASKRRKSDQMPEKHTDPWEGKSFIEDTQGTERRPVSPGKGPRPRFPAIRSLPPPTHRHSVSCGWEPAGRRPWGPQSITPLPPYPATQKVLQDPQSGQYFVFDVPLQVKIKTFYDPETGKYVKVSVPSSEEAVSEPPLQDALAAPYLLYPGFRPVPVTSLMPLRCSSQLAAPTFLRQGSGHRPQSSQGARLQPPPERLGESTQHASAQRPRGPPRSPEEEGAEAPGLSIICTDDLEDFATEGVS, translated from the coding sequence ATGCAGGGAAACAAAAAATGCACAGATGGCTTCAGTGATACCTCCAGCATCGGCAGCGTGCTGGATGAAGCAGACAGGGAGGTAAGCAACCTCACAGACCGGGCATTCAGGAGTTTGTGCATCTCGGAGGACACATCCTTCCATGACTCTGACCTGGCTCTGTCCCCAGATATCACCAGCCAGGTGCCGGGGACTTTTCACCAGGAAACAGTGAGCCATGCCAACAGGAAAAGTGGGATTTGGAGCCAGCTTCCATCTCAAGGTGCAGAGCATTCTGGCTGGGCAGCCACCTTCCAACAGCAACCCAAGTATGTTCAGGGAGAGGAGAAGTACCCCAAAAGCAGTCCTCTGCCAACCCCAGTCCAGAGGAGACTGGAGGTGCCCATTTCAGGCCTGAGGAGCAGCAGCAAGCCCATCTCCAAAGTCTCATCACTGATCAGATCCTTTGACAGGACAGACACTCAGCCTTGTGACAGCCGGCCTCCTCCCAGCAAGCCTCCAGCTCTCAAAAATCCCCCCAAGTTTGCACATCCCCCAGAAAGTGGTGTCAACTTCTGCTTTGATTCAGCCTTTCTGACTGTCAGGAGGGTGCCTGCTGAAGTCTCCAGCACCCATCAGGGCAGTCACCAGCCTGGCAGGCCTCCCGGAGAACAAGAATCTCCCAAGAATCCAGAAATAGCCTCTCACAGCTCAGACAGCCTCCTCCGGACACCTGACCATGTGGCTGGCTCATTTGAGCCAAGGTTTCCCTCTCCACCTCTCAAGCCAGCCAAAGCTGAgccagggagagggaaggagtggATTCCCAGGAGGACTTTTCTGCACAGTGAAAACAGTGCCTTTGAGTCATGGGACACCCACCAGCCAAAGCTCCGGGAAAGAAAGGACATTGCTGAAACCACCCCAGAAAACAAAGCCCCCAAACATTATGAGGACATGCCCTTGCTAAAGGAGCCCTACCCTGCCGAGTCCAAAGTCTCCCCCTGTCAGGGCCGAGCTAACTGTGCCCAAGAAGAGAACAGGTCACCATCAGGGATCCAGTCCACATCAGGAGCCTGGGGTGCCAGGGATCCAGGATCCCAGGTATTCCCTGTAGAGGGAAATGCTTCACAGATGGACCCTCAGGTGAAGCGGAGTCAGGCCCCATGGAGGAAGCCAAAGACTAGCAAAGGAGGGACAGATGGTCCACATGATGCTTTGGAAGACAAGAAACAGCCCAATAGGAGAGGTCTACCTCTGTATCCAAAGCTTAACTCTCAGGGTCAACTTCCAGAAAACGGTGTTCTAGACATGCCAGAGGAGTCCAATGACCATTACAGTCCCCCTTTTAACATCAGCAAACTCCTCACCCCAATTATATCTACAAAGCATGTCCTGGAAACCTCAGACACCCAACCAGTGGAAATAAGCCCATCCCCTCCAGGACAGCTAAATGGATTCCAGGAGAAGGAGTCCAGTGAGTCTCAGTCTCGGGATAGCTACAAATCCAAGGCGCCCAGCCTGCTGTTCAACCTCAAAGATGTTCGGAAACGTGTCAAGAGTACATACAGTCCCTTGCCTCTCTTAAAGAGCTTTGAAGAGAAACCCAGAGGCAAGCTTGACGGCAAGCAAGAACCTGTGAGCAATGGGGTCACCCTTCCCAACGGGCTTGAAGACAACCCTCCCACAGAGCTCTTGCCAGACAATGCCCCTAGTGTTTTGCACAGCAGTACCCAGGAGGCTCCTGCTACCGACTCTAGAGAATCATTTGCAGACAGCCACCCAACCCTTAGTTCACCTTTGGCTAGCTCCAAAACCCACCTCTGTGTCAATGGGGAAGCTGCAGAAAGGAAGAGTAACGAGAAGGAAGAAGCCAATGGAGAGTCAGAGCAGAGTCCCTCCGAGGGTGGCGGGCATTCAGACTCCAGGGAAAGCCTTCCCCGGAAACATCTCTCCCTGAAACTCTTCAACAGGGAGACTGAAACAGGACAGGTTATGGAGAAAATGAAGCCTCACCAGCTGGAGAATGGGCTCTCGAGATCCATCTCCCAAGAGACAGAGCCTGAGCGAGAAATGGCGTTCCAGAATCTACCCTTGAACCAGAAGTTCTCCCCAGGACCCCTTTCCCCTGAAGAGGAGGATGTGTTTTACAGCGACAGCCAGTCTGATTTTACTCCATGCCTCCAAACAAAGGCTAAATTCAGCACCAGCTCTTCAGACCAATCCTTCGCTTCTTTTGAAGATCAGCAGAAGATGTGGTTTACAGAAGGCCCCCGGGAAGACAGGAGAAgtcatgtgagtgcaggtgacaATCAGAAGGACGAGAAGGAGACGATGGTGGAGAAAGAAGAGCCACAGCAATGTGCCTTACGTAATGAACATGGCGATGTAGATGAGCACAGACAGGAGGAAGTACAAAGAAAAGTGCAAGGTGTTTCGGGAGGAAGACCCAGGAAAGCATCAGTGGAGGAAGTCAATGCCGGAAGCTCTTGGATGGGAGCAGATAAGGATACAGCTCTTTCACGTGCCAAGGACTCAACCCCCTTGCCAGTCTCTACCAACAAGCACAGACTGTTCCCAATTAAAGACAACACACTCAGGGCCACCCCAGTGATAAAACCTATTATTCTGCCTCTCCTGCGGACAGTCTCCTCAGAGGACTCATTTAGTGGTGGACACAAAGAGAATGAATTGCCAAGGCAACCATGGGGTGAAGATGCTGGTGGCCTTGGTGCCTCAGAAAGCCAGGAAATGCCTAACAACCTACCATCCAATAACATGCCGGGCACCCAGCAGAAGTATGTGGTGTGTGAGGGTGTGGAGGACGACCTGGTACACACTGCAGCCCAGGATGAGACTTCTCAGCAAACCTGGAAGGGAGGTTTCTCTTTTCTACCACCCGTGGAAGAGGGGAACAGGATGAACCCACCCCCAGATACAGCAGTCGAAGCAGTAACGCAGGAGAAGAGGAGATCTGCAGACTCAGGGAAACTGGGGGCTCCGCAGCATATCCCCACTATTGCTTTACTCCCAGATGACTTAGAAGACTCGCCCCCCTCCCTGCCACAACATACCTGTTGGGAAGAACAAGGTTTCAAAGGCCACTTTTTGTCTGCACCGAGAGCAGGACCTTCAGGAAGAAGGCTGGTCCCCAGTGAGGCAGCgacttcccccaaccccagctcTCTAGGAGAGAGCAGTACCTGCTCCCCTGCAGCCAGCAGTATTTGGGAAGAAGCTTCCCAGGCCGCTGGGGAACACTGGCAGCGCCAAGAGCCTCCTAGCCCCAGCCCCTGGGCCAGCCCAGGTCCTACAGGGCTCACTAGGAGGGAGGATATGACACATGGCCTCACATGGGAAGCTGAAGGTTCAGATCCCCAACTGGAGAGGTTGGCAGATTTCAGGACCCTCTCTCCGAGAAGCATTTTGctaactgctgctgctgctgagaaaactgaggccccTGCTCTGCCTGAGAGGGCCGCAGGTAAGCCCCCTGCAGTCCCTCCCAAGACCGAGAAGGCCCTGCGGAGGGCGAAGAAACTGGcaagcaagaggaggaagagtgatCAGATGCCGGAGAAGCATACCGATCCCTGGGAGGGCAAGTCCTTCATAGAGGACACTCAGGGGACAGAACGaaggcctgtgtctcctggaaaGGGGCCTCGGCCCAGGTTCCCTGCCATccgctccctgcccccacccacgCACCGCCACTCAGTGTCCTGTGGCTGGGAGCCCGCAGGGAGGCGGCCTTGGGGACCCCAGTCCATCACACCTCTTCCCCCTTACCCCGccacccagaaggtgctccaggATCCCCAGTCAGGACAATACTTTGTCTTTGATGTGCCTCTCCAAGTGAAAATCAAGACTTTCTATGACCCCGAGACTGGCAAGTATGTCAAAGTCTCTGTCCCATCCTCTGAGGAGGCGGTCTCAGAGCCACCTCTGCAGGATGCCCTGGCTGCTCCCTACCTACTGTACCCCGGCTTCCGGCCAGTGCCTGTGACTTCCCTGATGCCTCTGCGCTGCTCCTCTCAGCTTGCAGCGCCCACTTTTCTCAGGCAGGGTTCTGGCCACAGGCCCCAGAGTTCCCAAGGCGCTAGACTGCAGCCTCCCCCTGAACGTCTGGGTGAGTCCACCCAGCATGCCTCTGCCCAGCGCCCCCGTGGGCCTCCCCGTAGTCCAGAGGAAGAGGGTGCAGAAGCTCCAGGCCTAAGTATCATCTGCACAGATGACCTAGAGGACTTTGCCACAGAGGGTGTTTCCTGA